The sequence GATCAGAGATATCAAAAGCAAGTTATCTTTGATACAGGGGCAGCAGCAGTCGAGAGCGAAAGAGTCagaaaattgaatgctattatattcctcacaagaacgacgataataaatgactaaagaacaagaatagaaaacaaagaaaggatgaacactgacaagaagaggatgaacactgacaagaagaggataaaagtttattttcacattctctttcctatttataaagttagagaagacaataaatgtccctcgtaccaaggagcagttatggggaaagttaatgcaaaagtGGGAAATGTTCCcgtatttataggggaagttatATCAGGAGAGATGAAACGTGTatgacgacctttcttcttctaaattgcaaaatactcccaagtcagaagaagaggggcaaattgtatgtacacatttcattatccaccacgtgtacaggaagagacacgtggaaggcatgcaaagcgagatatctaaacatgataacaagcagtcataacctagaggagcatctcatcagaaaatgtcaccggtcagcagatctgacggtcatggaccgaggatcacagaggtatgatggcaaagaggagcaccagataataccccttgggtgatagtacatcctatcccgaggaagatcccagatcaacggctgagagagagtttgactgacgcagatgtgaccagactaagagacacttgtctgacacgagcagacgtccaactgcccgcattaaataccaagagatatacacgtgtcaaccagctcgtggaataagcgaggatagctcctcgtattcaagcttagaccgcagcatatgccgaagacctctgcgtaatggggacaaagcacaagaagataaggttgcaacgacacctcagaagtaggacccacgttccaaccctataaatacccctctccactaagagagaagggggcgaccaatccagagcaattataggagaatataggagagagaaataggaagagtaagtaatccccctacttccgcagatctatgtgtactctaaagtcattcgactatctttgtaatcattcaatacatagtgaaacaccagccccgtggatgtaggccttagtgccgaaccacgtaaatctttctcttatttacatttcagcactttacattcagcattgaacttcatgtgctttacatttatacttgtttCTCAGTTTatccctttatacgaacattatgtatgataatattcgactagacaatgacaagctcgaaggctttgaatcgatgaatcgatataatcatcccctttacacatacgacgtacaattttagaattagaatgtatatgaaaattatttgtgaacacgtggatggcttcgtgatttatgtgttcacaagcgCTGCGAGATAAGTATGAATGTGAAGAGACATCGAGTGACAAAGAAGAATAAAAAGGTAGTGAAGAAAAATTAATTATCACTGATCATTAGTATTAGCATCTTCCGGTCGAGTGTTAAGGGTTTAATTTATTTAGTTTACTTTGTTTTAGAACATGTCTAAGCTTAACTATTATCATGTTAATCTAATCTAAAATGAGCATCTTAGAATAAGGAGATGACCCCTAAAATTATAAAGGAGATGCAAGATCCAACACCTATTGGTACTATTTGTTCATCATAGAATACAAATATCTTATTTATCTTTGCATACTGCTATATTCACATCTGcaaaattgaaattaaattaTAAAGTATGCGAGACCTTCTCTTTGTTAAAATGGttgataagaagaaaaaatttgtttGTAGTTAGTTTCAAACTTAGGTGACGAATTTGATGTCCAAAAGACTGTAATTCCTTGGAACCTTTACTTTTTTCAACGACTAGGCATATCTAGCAGCAACTCTTTGTAGAATTCTGGCACCCTAATTTCAATTAGCAAAAGAGAATATTGTCAAAAATGGGTTTAGTTTTATGTTTCATTTATCGCCCTCAACTCAAGTCAATAGATTAAGAAACAGAACAGTACCTTCATGCAGTATTTTAATCATTTTCTGCAAGTCCATTATTTCATAAACAGAGAAGAATACAGTTGATAATCAATAATTAACCACAATAATAATGCATTAATAATCAAAAAATGTCACATAAAGTCATAAACCACCTGCAACCGACTGTGATTCCTACATAAAACTAGTTTATCTACTCTGGACATTATCAATAAAAATGATAATTCTTTCTCataataaataaatgaataaaatataGTTTTCTCATTGACCGGTGAAATTTTTGATGCTCTTCGCATAGGTCCGTTCTCAGATGCAGCATAGATGAGATGAACATACTATTTTTGCTGTGCATGTTCACGCATCATGCGTCAAGGACTCGAGCCTGATGCAGCCAGATTTCCTACGCACATTTGCTCGCACACAACATTCATTGTACTATAGTATTCTTGAGGAATTTTTAGGGTCCAATGACCTACCGCCCAGGCCTACCTGTTTCCTTCCAAAATTCCACCTTGAATCTCCTCTTACTTGAACTGTATTTGCTTCTTTTTCTTTCCGTTCATACTTTTGTGTTGAAAATGAAACCTTTGGCTCATGAATGATGGATTCAAGACTTTGCATCTACTCAGCGAATACTCATCCCAACGAAATTCCTCCGTTAACTATATGGCACAATCTAGAAATAAAAGAGTCAAATCACTGGAATTTTTGAGGATATCTCAAGGTTGAAaagccaaaaataaaaaaaattcaatctaAAGTCACTTCTGACCATCAAAGAGGAAAGCCCGTGCTTTTGTCCAAAATCTAATGATatgatttgaagggattgatAAAATCCCGCCTCCTGATATTATGCCAGAAGTTCGGTATATCATGCCATACCAAACTTCAAATCAAGTTTGAAATTTGGGTATGAAACTGGCTCATTTTCAAGAACCAAAGCGTTTTTTTCCTTCCAGGGATTGATTGCAAACGGGGGTTAGGCTCCCCTTGCCAAACAAAGACCTTCATCAATGGCACACAATTTTGGCGTGGCAGCTCCCTGTTTCAAAATTTCCTTGCTTCCCTCGCCTATTTATCTGGCGCCACTCGACTACCACCTCTCTTTGCGAACATAAAACCAAAATGAAACCGCATTTTCGGTTTTTGAATTCGACGCGGTACATGTGCGAGGAGTTGAGACAGGTATGTTCCCCCTTTTAATGACAAGAACGCCTATAAAAACTCAAGTTGAATCAGCCGTTAGATCATTTCACACTTCGCAAATCGAAATCAAAAACAGTCTTCAAAATCAGAAAACCAAACTCAGAAAAtcgaaaaaccctagaaaaattgaAGAAATCAACACCCTAAATGGGTAAATCGAAGAAGAAAGTAGTAGTAGATTCATCTTCAGACGAAGACGTTGAAGAAAGAGACAGCCAGTTAGTTGTTTTTGAAGGAGAtaatcaagaagaaaaagaaccaGTGACAAAGAAATCAACAGTAAAGAAACTACCAAAAGGTACAAAAAACCTAATTCGAAGTTGATTTTTGATCTTCTGAAGTTGATTTTTGATCTGTTTGTTGTCGATTCagtttgtattccaatttttcTACTGTATGCATGAAGTGTATAAGTAGGGTATATCTTGTcggagttcattttgtagaatgaagttAGTAGATCTATATGATGAAGTACTATAATGAAGTTATAGTTCATTCTTCTGAATAAAGGTGTATACCTGTTTGATGTTTGATGAATAATACCATGATGTTTGAGCTCATTCTTCTGAATTAAGTTGTATACCATGTTTTATGAGTTtgttggacttcatttctagaatgaagtctagaatgaagtcttatttgatgaataataccatgttttatgagtttgctggacttcatttctagaatgaagtctagaaaaatacCATGTTTTATTAGTTTGTTGGACTTCATTTTTAtgatgaagtctagaaaaatacCATGTTTTATGAGTTtgttggacttcatttctagaatgaagtcttgaATGAAGTCTTATTTGATGAATAATACCATGTTTTAtgagtttgctggacttcatttctagaatgaagtcttgaATGAAGTCTTATTTGATGAATAATACCATGTTTTAtgagtttgctggacttcatttctagaatgaagtcttgaAAAGTTTTTGATTTAGATTTTACAGTTCATTACATAGAATGCACTTCATTTTGGAGAATGAAGTCCATTATCTAGATTCATTCTTGTGTTGGTTCTTCTTTCAAAGCCTCATTTTATTGAAATGAACTTCGAAATGCTTGAGAGTTCACCAAGTATCTGAAGACTTGGAAAAAGAAGTCCATTATCTAGATTCATTCTTGTGTTGGTTCTTCTTTCAAAGCCTCATTTTATTGAAATGAACTTCGAAATGCTTGATAGGTTGGTATCATCATTTTCCAAGTTAGTAGATCTTGTcggagttcattttgtagaatgaagttAGTAGATCTATATGATGAAGTACTAGAATGAAGTTATAGTTCATTCTTCCGAATAAAGGTGTATATATGTTTGATATTTGATGAATAATACCATGATGTTTGATGTTTGAGTTCATTCTTCTGAATTAAGTTGTATACCATGTTTTATGAGTTtactggacttcatttctagaatgaagtcttatttgatgaataataccatgttttatgagtttgctggacttcatttctagaatgaagtcttatTTGATGAATAATACCATGTTTTATGAGTTTGTTGGACTTCATTTCTATAATGAAGTCTTGAAAAATTGTTGATTTAGATTTTACAGTTCATTACATAGAATGCACTTCATTTTGGAGAATGAAGTCCATTATCTAGATTCATTCTTGTGTTGGTTCTTCTTTCAAAGCCTCATTTTATTGAAATGAACTTCGAAATGCTTGAGAGTTCACCAAGTATCTGAAGACTTGGAAAAACAAGTCATTATCTAGATTCATTCTTGTGTTGGTTCTTCTTTCAAAGCCTCATTTTATTGAAATGAACTTCGAAATGCTTGATAGGTTGGTATCATCATTTTCCAAGTTAGTAGATCTTGTcggagttcattttgtagaatgaagttAGTAGATCTATATGATGAAGTACTAGAATGAAGTTATAGTTCATTCTTCCGAATAAAGGTGTATATATGTTTGATGTTTGATGAATAATACCATGATGTTTGATGTTTGAGTTCATTCTTCTGAATTAAGTTGTATACCATGTTTTATGAGTTtgttggacttcatttctagaatgaagtcttatttgatgaataataccatgttttatgagtttgctggacttcatttctataaTGAAGTCTTATTTGATGAATAATACCATGTTTTATGAGTTTGCTGGACTTCAGTTCTATAATGAAGTCTTGAATGAAGTCTTATTTGATGAATAATACCATGTTTTATaagtttgctggacttcatttttaGAACGAAGTCTAGGAAAATACCATGTTTTATGAGTttgatggacttcatttctagaatgaattcTTGAATGAAGTCTTATTTGATGAATAATAGCATGTTTTAtgagtttgctggacttcatttctagaatgaagtcctGAAAAATTGTTGATTTAGATTTTACAGTTCATTACATAGAATGCACTTCATTTTGGAGAATGAAGTCCATTATCTAGATTCATTCTTGTGTTGGTTCTTCTTTCAACGCCTCATTTTATTGAAATGAACTTCGAAATGCTTGAGAGTTCACCAAATAGAATGAACTGAAGTATCGGCCCGTCTCAAGCCacactttatcttcttttatAAGCTATTTTTTATAAAAAGTAACAATTAATCTTCTTTTATTTTGTCTTTTAAAAAAATTGTAGATAAGAAGATAAAGTGTAGCTTTGATGGAGCCATTGCTCTTGCTGCTAGGATTAGAGCTCTTCCAGAAaaggaggctttgaatgaagAACAGAGAAATGATTTGTATAGGAGTGCGTTGGGGAATGTAGCCAAATTATTTCTAGAAGAGGAGATTGTTGCTAATGAATGTAATAAGTCATTACCTGTTGTCCAAGTTGTCTGCAATGCACACCAGTTCATTCCTGAAACAAATGATCATACGTTCGTTTTCAATGTAGGGGAAGAAACATATGTGCTAAGATCATCACCTGAAAAGTTGTCGTTAGTGTTTGGAATACCATGTATTCTTGGAGGTGGAATAGAGGATTCTTTCTTGGACTCTAGAAACGTAGCTAACTACACTACTGGAAGGTTCTATCAAACCTACAAATTTGTTCCATCAAAAAAGAAACTTTGTGATATAAAGAACACATAACTGAAAGAAAAAATCGTTGAGTTGATTAAGACTAGAGGATCTATTGAAGATCTTGTAACCATGTTTGAGATCTTTCTATTGTCTACTATTTTTCTTACTACTGGTGATGGAGGTTTCATCCACACCAAGTACTTAGCTTGCCTAGAGTCAATTGATAGAGTATCTCTGCCGCATCTCATACACAATCATTTGATGGAAAACTTGAGAAGAGGTTCTTCTGAAGGGCGTTACATTTACTTCTTGGTGAGATGAAAGGTTGCACATAATTATGTTTCTTCATTTTGTCATTTTGAGTTTTGATGTTGAAATGAATTGTTGTTGATAACTGACCAGTATAATTCTTCTTTTTACAGCCTTGGTTTGCCGAGCATTCAAAGAAATTAGAACCCAAGTGGCAGGTGAAGGAAAAAGTAGACTACCGTCCAAGATTTGCAAGGTGGAAAATAGATACCATTTGCAAACACTTAACGTCCAAGATGAATGTTGATGATTTTGGAGAGGTAAACGTCTAGTTTAACATGGTACCATTATATTGTATTCAATTTCACATAATGAACTATGCTACTTTAAGATAAAACTGGGAATTCATTCCACAAAAATGAACTCTGACGTTCTAGTTCATTCTCCTTGTAATGGATACCTACAAAGGATTTTTAATGAATATGCAGTTGTGTGTTCATTGTGTGAAATGAactcaatatttttattttttttaatgagtATGCAGTTGATGAATAATACCATGTTTTATGAGTTTCTTCTTTAGAATGAAGGTATAcaccatgtttcttctttgatgtttgctggacttcgtttctagaatgaagtctagaaaaaattGTACTGACTTCATTTCTACAGTGAACCAAGTAACAGAAGAACTGTACTGAGTTTTAtgagtttgctggacttcatttctatagAAATATCATGTTTTAtgagtttgctggacttcatttctagaatgaagtctagaatgAAGTCTTATTTGATGAATAATACCATGTTTTATGAGTTTGCTGGACTTAATGAATATGCAGTTGTGTGTTCATTGTGTGAAATGaactcaattttttatttttattttgtgtgtGCAGCTCTCAGATACATTCTTGGAAGAATATACTGATGTTGAAAACAAGCTCCTGCAAAAGCAAAAAGCCAAGACAAAAGCAGAGTTGCTTGAGGAAGAATTCAATCAAATGAATGCCCAGATGGAAAATATGAAAGCTACACATGTTCAAGAAATAGAGGACCTGAGAGGTAAACATGCTCAAGAGATACAACAGTTGACTAAGAAGCATATCGAGGAGATGTGGGATCTTTTGTTAAGGCACGAAGACCTTGACAAATCACTTGCAGAAGCCTCTACTAAGAAGAAACTCTTTTATGTAAAGATGGAATGCCTTGAAATATACTTGGCTTCAAAGCAACCTGAAGTTGATTCATTGCTAGCTCGAGGAGGAAATGTGGCGAAATTCATGGCAGACCAAGCATCAGAGTACATGCGTACTAAACTTTTCACTGATGAGCATAAGAGTGCATTGTTGAATGAACCAGAGGAAGCTTGTGTTGGAAATGAAGATGTTGGAATGCACGGTGCTGCTAAAGATATGCAATCAGTACCAGATGCTGGTGTGGATGAAGACTTGGAAGCTCGTGTTGGAAATGTGAATGATAATGTTGGAATTCCGAACCCAGATGTTGTTGTGGATGATGGAATACAAGCAGTACCAGATGTTTTAAATGAAGCTTCTGGAGGTTCTGATCATCTCTTTCCCGTCTTATCTGTTGGAGATCCTTCTGTAGAAGTTGATGCAAGTGATATTCACCAACATCCCCTTGATGAGATGACTGAAGTAGAGCTTCCTTCAATTCCAATAAACAACACCACAACTCCTTTGAGTATTGATCAATGTATGAACCTGGGTAAGAATTCTAAgtttttttcttccttctgcaAATATTTTAGTTTTACAGGTTGGAGTTCGTTGTGTGAAATGAACTCTGACTTTTCAAgcataggttggagtttcattctCATGGATAAACTCTGGCTACAAATATAGAAGTTGGAGTTCACTCTGTAAATGAACTCTGACTTTTCAAGCAGAGTTGGAGTTCATTCTCATGGATGAACTCTGGCTACAAATATAGAAGTTGGAGTTCATTCTTTTGATGAATAATTGTACTGAATAATGCCATGTTTGCttgacttcatttctagaatgaagtctagaaaaattgtactgagttTGATGAATACTACCATGATGGTGTATACCATGTTTTTTGAGTTCCTTCTTTAGAGTGAAGGTGTATACCAAGTTACCTCTTTTGatttttgctggacttcatttctagaatgaagtctagaaaaattgtaaagAGCTCATTCCTACAGTGAACCATGTGTCTCCTttgatgtttgctggacttcattttgtATAATGAAGTTAGTAGATCTATATGATGAAGTTGTAGAATGAAGTTAGACATATTTATGAGTTCATTCTTTACAATGAAGGTGTATATCTGTTTGATTTATGCTTCTTGAATTATTTTTAACAGCAAGTAACAAAGATGATATATTCATGAGAGAAGAGCATGAGAGTCTGTAGCTTATTGATGACAAGAATGAGAAGAATGAAGATTtgaatgatgaagaatctgaagccgTCATCAAAGCTACAGTAAAGGCGATCAACAACGACTGTAGTCCTCCTAGTTTCTCGATTGGGATGACACAGTATCAGTCCACCCCTGTGTCATCAGAAGCAGCTGGAGTGGTTACTAGGTCAAAGAAAGCAAACACAACTGTTGCAGATGTTGAGACAGCTTCGCAAATAGTTGCAGAACTGAATGAAACAGGCTTTGGTTCATCTATGGAGCAGACTCAAAAGACACCTATGAAAAAGTAGCGGAAGAAAGCAGTAGAATGGCTACTAGATCAAACAAACCAGTAAAAAGGAATAGGGAAAGAATTCATATCAGGATCAGATTACAGTTTAAAGAAaacaagaatcagactgacattgAACAAAGAAGGGAACGTAGTGTCAAAGAAATCACCTGGTGTTGATAGAgataaagaagagaagaagaaagtacagaacccagttggtaagaagaaaagAGGATCTGAGCCTGCAAATGTTCAGCAAGAAGATCAGATTCGAGAAGCAGCAGCACAGGCTCCTCGAAGAGTAAGACAAGAAATCAAGCCAAATCTACCAGAACTGAGAGAATCTCCTTTGTACCACATATTTGATAATGTTGTGCTGGCGGTATTTGGTGATTTCTTCCGCAAAGCTATGACTACGTATGTTTCTCTTACTAACTCTTTATATATTTATCTTCAACAATTCTTTTTTGGTATAAAATTTTGACAGTtcatttttctttgtatttttgcaGTCAAGCATCTTGGAAAGCATAGAATCACAAGCAAATTCCGATTTTAGTTCAAGGGAGTGAAATCGTTTCACTGTTGTTCAATAAATACTTGGACACCACCTTGTTGGACTTCTATATATACATAAAGTATAAAGCTGCAAACAACGATGGAATTCTCAATGATAGCGAGGACAGTGAGACTCCAAGAAAGTGTATCAACTTCGAGATTATGAATTCAACAACATTCGTAAGTGTGTTTCTTCCTATTCATAGATAAAAGTGAATTGTTTGCTTGCAGTTTTTCTgatgtagagaaaaatgcatGCCTATGAAGGTTATTATATTTTTAtgagtttgctggacttcatttctagaatgaagtctagaaaaatacAATGTCCTCTGAAAAATACCATGTTTTAtgagtttgctggacttcatttctataatgaagtctagaaaaatacCATGTTTTAtgagtttgctggacttcatttctagaatgaaggtTATTTGCTTGCAAACTGTTTGCTTGcagtttgctggacttcatttctagactTCATTATAAGGTTATACAATGTCCTCTTATAAACTGTTTGCTTGCAGTTTGTCTGATTTAGAGAAAAATGCATGCCTATGAAGGTTATTTGATTTTTATCTATTTGAACTGTATAATCCAGCATGCATATAATGAACTTCTTATATAAttcatttctctttttgtttttcagaaATTTTTTGCACAACACAATGAACTGAAGAGAACATAAGAAATTGATCAGTTTATAAGAGGCATGCCTGAAAAAACCCAAAAGCTGCTCATTCCTTTGAATACTGACCCAGACAGTGCTAATGCGAAATCAAAAAGGCCTCTAGGTGAACACTGGCATCTGCTGGTTTTTGACATCGACAACTACACATGGGAGCATTACAACTCCATCAAAAAAGGAGAGCTTGGTAAGCAATGCAAAGCTAGCGCAAACAGAATGTCTATGTGTTGCATGAAACATATCAACTTGTGGCTACAAGTTCATGGTGCGGTGAGATGCAGCAACGTCAACTTTGAAAATATGCCAGGAGTGCGAGATCAAGGAGCATTTCCAGATTTCCTGTTGTACACCTGCTATTGGATCAAGAGAAGTGTCAATCCAACCACAAACAAGTCGCAGAGTGTGATGAAGAAAtctgacatgatagagaagatgcaAGAAAGAAGAGTTGGGATGGCATACAAACTTCTTACTGCATCAAGAGATGAAGAGAGTTGGAGTGAATTTGGCAACTCGGAATACCTTAGCAATATGTTAATTGGAACAGATTAAACATACAACTTTTTTAACTATACTAGTATATTGCACAGTAGATTAATTCTTACCGTAACAGAAAACTCTTATGTCTAATATCACCTGAATTAGCTTCTAGTGTAATTGATACTCTAGTATGTTTTAAATTTTATCTATCATATTCTGGATAGTAGATAACATCAATATTCTATCTTATGCCTTGTCTTACTGTCTAATGGATACTTGTTCATTCTAGTAATGAACTTCATTCTATAAATAAAGTGGGTTCATTGCAGTACTTCAGTGTTGTATTGTTGtcttatgcataccagttcattTTGGAATACAAGTTCTTTCCAGTAATTAACCTGATTCAAAAAAATCAGCACATATCCCATTGAATAACATTATCATTTCAGTAACAGTTCTAGGAAAAGTTGTGTTCATTCctgaaaatgaagttcatttcagtaaaTGAACTGATAGAGCGGCGGTTCATTCCAGATAATGACATATTATGCCTTGTCTTACTGTCTAATGGATACCAGTACTCTAGTAAAAATATCAGTACATATCCCATTGAATAAACATTATCATTTCAATAACAGTTCTAGGAAAAAAGATATGTTCATTCctgaaaatgaagttcatttcagtaaaTGAACTGATACATATCCCATAGAGTTGATTTGGTAGGAAAAATACCATAACATGCTACAAAATATCAGTACATACATATCCAATAGAAATAACGTCTAAAAAAGGCAtttctaagaagaaaaaaatggagtTCATTACAgaaaatgaagttcattccagACAATGAAGTGCATgtcaaaaagttaaaaaaaaaaacagtgcatAAGCAAACAGGTAAGAGAAGTTcatcaaacataaaaaaaaaacataaagttaaaaaaaaaggttCATGCATACTACTCCAGCATTAATACATGATAGGTAGCTTTGTTGTGGTTCCCAATCTTTTTGCAGTTTGATCACTTCATAGGCCTCCTCTCCTTCTCATAAGCACTACGAATGCGCTTCTTTGGTGGTCTTCTTGGAGGTGGCCTTGGAATACCAAGTAGGACTCTCTCTTCAGGTTCATACGCTTCTGGCCTGTCATAGTTGGGAGTGGGTCAAATTGCAGGAGCATACATGTTGCGAAAATGATTCGAACCAAAGTAAGGATGGATAAACCTCAACATCTCAATACCACTCATAGTAATAGCAGCAGTGGCGTGAGCACAGGGGAAACCAAACACTTTCCATCTCTGGAAAATGCACGTCATCTGCATCAGATCAACAACATGAGAGATAGGAGAGTGAACCTCATATATACCATTACCTGACTCCGTAACATCCCATAGACGCCCTATATCGACATGTGACTTGAGTAAAGCCTTATAGATGGGAGTCAAACTATCACTATAATTTCTACCGAGCTCACGCCTTTCTGCACTCATGCTCATAATATTTATCCTGATCTCATCAACAAGAGAAGCTGGAGGCAGATCCCTTTCACGATGAATCCAGTTATTGAAAGACTCTGCAATACTTGATGAGTGTGTCCCATACCTACATCCTAAGAAGAAAGCATTTCCCCAGTACTTAGGATCGATATTTATGATGTACTTGGCAACCCAACCACATCCTATGATGCACATCTCATTCAAAGCTGCCTCATATTTGGCAAGGCTGTAGCAGTATGCAGCTTTATGGAACAAATCCTGAACTTGTTTATACTTCTCATGTGATTTCTTGAAGGGGaggttattcttcaaatgataGAAACAGTAACTATGAAAAGAGATGGGAAAATACTTGGGAATACTTTTCTTTAACCCTTCATGACGATCAGTGATAAAGGTGATTGGACGAGAGTCGACACAATGCTGCAAGTTTTCCATAAACCACTCCCACCCCTCAATGTCTTCTCCAGGAactaaagcatacgcaaaaggaaAAAACCTacagaaatgaaagaaaataATAGAACTAAAAAGTGTCAGTTCATTAAGAAAATCAAATGCATACaaaaacttaacaaaaaaaaatgaagggttcattcttaaaatgaaagaccttcttaacaaaataacaaacTAACAGATAATCAAAGCAACAGGGATACTTCATTTTATACAATGAATTATGGAATCTATATGTATAACTTTTCTAAATGAAGGGTTCATTCTTAAAATGAAAGACCttcttaacaaaataacaaacTAACAGATAATCAAAGCAACGGGGATACTTCATTGTATACAATGAATTATGGAATCTATGTGTATaacttttctagacttcatttcaAAAATGAAGTCCATTTTATAACATGAACTGTAGAATCAATATCTGTAACTTTTCTAggcttcattccaaaaatgaagtccattctgtaacatgaactgtagaatcaatatctataactttcctagacttcattccaaaaatgaagtccattctgtaTAATGGACTGTCTGTGGAGAACTAATCAAAGTAGAAACTAATTAAAAAGAAAACAGTTAGTTATCCAGAAAATTACCTTGGTTCCCATTTACACCAGTGGCGGCCATCAATGTTCCCTTGAATAGTGAGAAATGTTGCATCACAGTAAAGCATGGGACGAATGAACCTGTATCCTTCCATACAGGCAGCAAAACATATGAAAAGCCTCTGAAAACGTTGAGTCTCTTTATCATATTCAAATTTAATATAACTGCCAGGATTGGTAGCCTTTATTGCTTCAACATACCAAACCAGATCTGTAAATTTTTTTACATCATCGCCATATATCTCT comes from Papaver somniferum cultivar HN1 chromosome 7, ASM357369v1, whole genome shotgun sequence and encodes:
- the LOC113294325 gene encoding uncharacterized protein LOC113294325, coding for MNEVVLEEAISAIMMFSMSCYAVVYYKGNSIPLEVTLDTMMCDLKIHVCDYWRNLTPQSIRFRDGESCDKAAINCDYSLQGLIVVTCSKECQVLTCLLRLLMVVLPAIHLVGRIFLKGVGQVFHGGVDEVRLAVSKYCSKSGYTVAKVKNDRLRYTSKCGRDADCPWYLYCIPIDINKSVFAIKEFNKEHKCGGAYKLKDPPVKKKLIKHLFMDQIQSNPPIKPNDMVAQVKSCYGISIKYHHAYKGKEASKAEIYGDDVKKFTDLVWYVEAIKATNPGSYIKFEYDKETQRFQRLFICFAACMEGYRFIRPMLYCDATFLTIQGNIDGRHWCKWEPRFFPFAYALVPGEDIEGWEWFMENLQHCVDSRPITFITDRHEGLKKSIPKYFPISFHSYCFYHLKNNLPFKKSHEKYKQVQDLFHKAAYCYSLAKYEAALNEMCIIGCGWVAKYIINIDPKYWGNAFFLGCRYGTHSSSIAESFNNWIHRERDLPPASLVDEIRINIMSMSAERRELGRNYSDSLTPIYKALLKSHVDIGRLWDVTESGNGIYEVHSPISHVVDLMQMTCIFQRWKVFGFPCAHATAAITMSGIEMLRPEAYEPEERVLLGIPRPPPRRPPKKRIRSAYEKERRPMK